One Phycisphaera mikurensis NBRC 102666 DNA window includes the following coding sequences:
- the rpsE gene encoding 30S ribosomal protein S5, which translates to MAETLDGNQLESTTVAINRTSTTVKGGRRLSFSALVVVGNRDGKVGIGYGKGRGVPVGIEKAQKVARKEMVAIKRLGATVPHEVIGRSCASTVKLIPAAPGTGVIAGGTVRAVLEMAGVRDCLTKAYGSTNKINLCRAVMDALDQLRTREEIAKLRGVEIEKSTVDEALEANKRYMTEEGDAGPKKKAKGPTNQKDEDAKKTRGRGGRGGPGGGRGGNAGGPAAPKPDADKDAQTADGEGNVATGIAGSVAGAAGAVASVAGGAVGAVLGAVTGGSDTAGDKPETTDGDDVGAAAAPATPDAADVPRDAETEEGKA; encoded by the coding sequence ATGGCCGAAACCCTCGACGGAAACCAGCTCGAATCCACCACGGTCGCGATCAACCGCACATCGACCACGGTCAAAGGCGGCCGCCGGCTGTCGTTCTCCGCGCTCGTCGTCGTGGGCAACCGCGACGGCAAGGTCGGCATCGGCTACGGCAAGGGCCGCGGCGTGCCGGTGGGCATCGAGAAGGCGCAGAAGGTCGCACGCAAGGAGATGGTCGCCATCAAGCGGCTCGGGGCGACGGTGCCGCACGAGGTCATCGGCCGCAGCTGCGCCTCCACGGTGAAGCTGATCCCCGCGGCGCCCGGCACCGGCGTCATCGCCGGCGGCACGGTCCGCGCCGTCCTGGAGATGGCGGGCGTGCGTGACTGCCTCACCAAGGCGTACGGCTCGACCAACAAGATCAACCTGTGCCGCGCCGTGATGGACGCGCTCGACCAGCTGCGCACCCGCGAGGAGATCGCGAAGCTCCGCGGCGTCGAGATCGAGAAGTCGACCGTGGACGAGGCTCTGGAGGCCAACAAGCGGTACATGACCGAGGAGGGCGACGCCGGCCCCAAGAAGAAAGCCAAGGGCCCGACGAACCAGAAGGACGAGGACGCGAAGAAGACCCGCGGCCGCGGCGGCCGCGGCGGCCCCGGCGGCGGGCGTGGCGGCAACGCCGGCGGACCCGCGGCTCCGAAGCCCGACGCGGACAAGGACGCCCAGACCGCCGACGGCGAGGGCAACGTGGCCACCGGCATCGCCGGATCGGTCGCCGGTGCCGCGGGCGCGGTCGCGAGCGTCGCCGGCGGGGCGGTCGGCGCGGTGCTTGGCGCGGTGACCGGCGGCTCCGACACCGCGGGCGACAAGCCCGAGACCACCGACGGCGACGACGTCGGTGCGGCCGCCGCCCCCGCGACGCCCGACGCCGCGGACGTGCCCCGGGACGCCGAGACCGAAGAAGGCAAGGCCTGA
- the rplR gene encoding 50S ribosomal protein L18, with amino-acid sequence MQASRLKNTRRTRRKAGIRKRLYGTADQPRLTVFRSSKHVYAQVIDDSTGKTLASASSVAAKLDNGATVEAAKQIGNKVAAAAKEAGIEAVAFDRNGFRFHGRVKALADAAREGGLSF; translated from the coding sequence ATGCAGGCCTCCCGACTCAAGAACACCCGCCGAACCCGCCGCAAGGCCGGCATCCGCAAGCGCCTCTACGGCACCGCGGACCAGCCCCGGCTCACCGTGTTCCGCTCCAGCAAGCACGTGTACGCCCAGGTCATCGACGACAGCACCGGCAAGACGCTGGCCTCGGCCAGCAGCGTGGCCGCGAAGCTGGACAACGGCGCGACCGTCGAGGCGGCCAAGCAGATCGGGAACAAGGTCGCGGCGGCCGCGAAGGAGGCCGGCATCGAAGCCGTGGCCTTCGACCGCAACGGCTTCCGCTTCCACGGCCGCGTCAAGGCCCTCGCCGACGCCGCCCGCGAGGGCGGGCTTTCTTTCTGA
- the rplF gene encoding 50S ribosomal protein L6: MSRIGKTPVPVTDGAKVDIQGRKISVSGKLGSLAFSHRPEVEVKLEDDNVVVTRHGDNKAARAFHGLTRSLIQNMIEGVTKGFVKELEVSGVGYVAAMKGPKQIDLKVGFADTRSVKIPDGVTCEVNGVRIRVSGSDKQLVGQTAAAIRAERKPEPYNGKGIRYIDEVILRKQGKAFAK, encoded by the coding sequence ATGTCGCGTATCGGAAAAACCCCCGTGCCCGTCACCGACGGCGCCAAGGTCGACATCCAGGGCCGCAAGATCTCCGTCTCCGGCAAGCTCGGCTCGCTCGCGTTCTCTCACCGTCCCGAGGTGGAGGTGAAGCTCGAGGACGACAACGTCGTGGTGACCCGCCACGGCGACAACAAGGCCGCCCGGGCGTTCCACGGCCTCACCCGCTCCCTGATCCAGAACATGATCGAGGGCGTGACCAAGGGCTTCGTCAAGGAGCTGGAGGTCTCCGGCGTTGGCTACGTCGCCGCCATGAAGGGGCCGAAGCAGATCGACCTCAAGGTCGGCTTCGCCGACACCCGCTCGGTGAAGATCCCCGACGGCGTGACCTGCGAGGTCAACGGCGTGCGGATCCGGGTCTCCGGCTCCGACAAGCAGCTGGTCGGCCAGACCGCCGCGGCCATCCGTGCCGAGCGCAAGCCCGAGCCCTACAACGGCAAGGGCATCCGCTACATCGACGAGGTCATCCTGCGGAAGCAGGGCAAGGCTTTCGCGAAGTAA
- the rpsH gene encoding 30S ribosomal protein S8, with the protein MALSDPIADMLTRIRNASANGAERVDCRNSRVCRGIAAALEHEGYITSSEVLAGEQFGGLGVLRVTLKYGPFGEKLFHKLKRASKPGCRVYTKVKDLPRPLAGLGVAILTTPVGVLSDRQCREKNVGGELICTVE; encoded by the coding sequence ATGGCCCTCAGCGACCCCATCGCCGACATGCTCACGCGGATCCGCAACGCCTCGGCCAACGGTGCCGAGCGTGTCGACTGCCGCAACTCCCGCGTCTGCCGCGGCATCGCCGCCGCGCTCGAGCACGAGGGCTACATCACTTCCTCGGAGGTGCTGGCCGGCGAGCAGTTCGGTGGCCTGGGCGTGCTCCGCGTGACGCTCAAGTACGGCCCCTTCGGCGAGAAGCTGTTCCACAAGCTGAAGCGCGCGAGCAAGCCGGGCTGCCGCGTGTACACGAAGGTGAAGGACCTCCCCCGGCCGCTGGCCGGCCTCGGTGTCGCCATCCTGACGACCCCCGTCGGCGTGCTGTCCGACCGGCAGTGCCGCGAGAAGAACGTCGGCGGCGAGCTGATCTGCACGGTCGAGTGA
- the rpsN gene encoding 30S ribosomal protein S14, with protein MPKSTKTRMDRIQKTVDKYAEKRRELKKAGDYAALSQLPRDASPTRLVTQCAITGRTRAVYRKFNVSRIVLRELALQGKIPGMKKASW; from the coding sequence ATGCCCAAATCCACCAAGACCCGGATGGACCGGATCCAGAAGACCGTCGACAAGTACGCGGAGAAGCGCCGCGAGCTGAAGAAGGCCGGCGACTACGCCGCGCTCTCGCAGCTCCCGCGGGACGCGAGCCCGACACGGCTGGTCACGCAGTGCGCCATCACCGGCCGGACCCGCGCCGTCTACCGCAAGTTCAACGTCAGCCGCATCGTTCTCCGCGAGCTCGCCCTCCAGGGCAAGATCCCCGGGATGAAGAAGGCTTCCTGGTGA
- the rplE gene encoding 50S ribosomal protein L5 has product MADATDNQAPAATPRMKQRFEEEVLPRLSEAAGTRNRQALPRLQKIVLTSGMGKHLDGTKVKAAVKEQVLSDLAKIAGQKAVAVAAKKSVANFKVREGYETHARVTLRGDRMWEFYDRLVSLAIPRIKDFRGIKDKSFDGRGNFSFGLQEQGIFPEVDMTSAQHTFGMNVTLVWSNSTDELSRSAMTGLGFPFVKKDEKRSAA; this is encoded by the coding sequence ATGGCCGACGCCACCGACAACCAGGCCCCCGCCGCGACCCCGCGGATGAAGCAGCGATTCGAGGAGGAGGTGCTCCCGCGCCTCTCCGAAGCCGCGGGCACCCGGAACCGCCAGGCGCTCCCGCGCCTGCAGAAGATCGTGCTGACCTCCGGCATGGGCAAGCACCTCGACGGCACGAAGGTGAAGGCGGCCGTCAAGGAGCAGGTCCTCAGCGACCTCGCGAAGATCGCCGGTCAGAAGGCCGTCGCCGTCGCCGCGAAGAAGAGCGTGGCCAACTTCAAGGTCCGCGAGGGCTACGAGACGCACGCTCGCGTCACGCTCCGCGGGGACCGCATGTGGGAGTTCTACGACCGCCTCGTGAGCCTGGCCATCCCGCGGATCAAGGACTTCCGCGGCATCAAGGACAAGAGCTTCGACGGCCGGGGCAACTTCAGCTTCGGCCTCCAGGAGCAGGGCATCTTCCCCGAGGTCGACATGACCTCCGCCCAGCACACCTTCGGCATGAACGTCACGCTCGTTTGGAGCAACTCCACCGACGAGCTGAGCCGGTCGGCCATGACCGGCCTCGGCTTCCCCTTCGTCAAGAAGGACGAGAAGCGGAGCGCCGCCTGA
- the rplX gene encoding 50S ribosomal protein L24, protein MKRHVRKGDTVKVLSGSSKGQTGTVLKVLTSDRPNDERVLVEGVNLRTKRVRATQSNPQGGTINTEVSIHISNVSPVDANGKPTRVRYQTRDDGSKVRVAATTGDVLGPELKKSRD, encoded by the coding sequence ATGAAGCGCCACGTCCGCAAAGGTGACACCGTCAAGGTCCTCTCCGGCTCCTCCAAGGGCCAGACCGGCACCGTTCTGAAGGTCCTCACGAGCGACCGCCCCAACGACGAGCGGGTGCTGGTCGAGGGCGTCAACCTGCGGACCAAGCGGGTCCGCGCCACGCAGAGCAACCCGCAGGGCGGCACGATCAACACCGAGGTGTCCATCCACATCTCCAACGTGAGCCCGGTCGACGCCAACGGCAAGCCCACCCGCGTCCGCTACCAGACCCGCGACGACGGCTCGAAGGTCCGCGTCGCGGCGACCACCGGCGACGTGCTGGGCCCGGAACTCAAGAAGAGCCGCGACTGA
- the rplN gene encoding 50S ribosomal protein L14 codes for MIQQESRVDVADNSGAKIAYVIRVLGASTARGKFSRPTATVGDTVVCSVKKSLPGSDLKTGTIVKGVVVRTRYPVRRNDGSLVKFDSNAIVLITDEGNPRGTRIFGAVARELREKRFMKIVSLASEVV; via the coding sequence ATGATCCAGCAGGAATCCCGAGTTGATGTTGCCGACAACAGCGGCGCCAAGATCGCGTACGTGATCCGGGTGCTCGGTGCCTCCACGGCACGCGGCAAGTTCAGCCGCCCGACGGCCACGGTCGGCGACACCGTCGTCTGCTCCGTGAAGAAGTCGCTGCCGGGCAGCGACCTGAAGACGGGCACGATCGTCAAGGGCGTCGTGGTGCGGACCCGCTACCCGGTGCGCCGCAACGACGGCTCGCTGGTGAAGTTCGACTCCAATGCGATCGTCCTCATCACCGACGAGGGCAACCCCCGCGGCACCCGGATCTTCGGGGCCGTGGCCCGCGAACTCCGGGAGAAGCGGTTCATGAAGATCGTCAGCCTCGCCTCCGAGGTCGTCTGA
- the rpsQ gene encoding 30S ribosomal protein S17, protein MSQSTPTSTRPLLGTRVGVVTSVKRDKTATVVVEFKVQHPKYGKYIKKAQKFQVHDGKNELKEGDRVEIGSCRPLSKTKSHRLVRVVEAAPMAVDAFVSDDVAAGTAPADETSGG, encoded by the coding sequence ATGAGCCAGTCCACCCCCACCAGCACCCGCCCGCTCCTGGGCACCCGCGTCGGTGTCGTCACCTCGGTGAAGCGCGACAAGACCGCCACGGTGGTCGTCGAGTTCAAGGTGCAGCACCCCAAGTACGGCAAGTACATCAAGAAGGCGCAGAAGTTCCAGGTCCACGACGGCAAGAACGAGCTGAAGGAGGGCGACCGCGTGGAGATCGGCTCCTGCCGCCCGCTGTCCAAGACCAAGAGCCACCGCCTGGTCCGCGTGGTCGAGGCCGCCCCGATGGCCGTCGACGCCTTCGTCTCCGACGACGTCGCGGCGGGCACGGCCCCGGCCGACGAGACCAGCGGCGGCTGA
- the rpmC gene encoding 50S ribosomal protein L29 — MKNDEVTKMTDEQLAETLGQVRRELFDLRSKAVTEKVENNRTFGRLRRDVARVLTEQRRRVLGNAPASA, encoded by the coding sequence GTGAAGAACGACGAAGTCACCAAGATGACCGACGAGCAGCTCGCCGAGACGCTCGGTCAGGTCCGCCGGGAGCTCTTCGACCTGCGGAGCAAAGCCGTCACCGAGAAGGTCGAGAACAACCGCACCTTCGGCCGGCTCCGCCGCGACGTCGCCCGCGTGCTCACCGAGCAGCGCCGCCGCGTCCTCGGGAACGCCCCCGCCTCCGCCTGA